In the Elstera cyanobacteriorum genome, one interval contains:
- a CDS encoding peptide ABC transporter substrate-binding protein, which produces MVKFRSLALALGLSTALVSGFAQAQMTLRVANMGEPDTLDPQNMSGTWENRIAGDLFLGLTTEAADGTVIPGTAESWSISADGTVYTFKLRADATWSDGTPVTAEDFVFAYRRIMDPKRAAKYASLLYPIKGTEEVNSGKETDFTKIGAKAIDAKTLEITLKEPTPYFLELLTHYTSFPLPKHVVEKAGNDWVKPGTMVTNGAYMLSAYTPNDKVELVKNPKFYDAKNVKIEKVIFTGNEDRTEMEKRFRAGEMDLVTDINPARIDTLTRELPNELKIAPYLGLYYYTFNSANGPTKDPKVRKALSMVVDRDIITQKVSKAGEIPAFGIVPPGISNYGQALKTDWADKPKAERVAMAKKLMEEAGYGPGKPLKLELSYNTSEGHKNIAIAVQSMWKQELGVEAELVNRDVKVHYNTLRDGNFQVGRAGWIADYNDPQNFLYLLETRTGSNNYGKFSNADYDKLMLEAGTTVDLKKRAEIMAKAERIGIDQDALMPIYFYVSKNLVSQKLKGFVSNTKDIHRSRWMEIVAN; this is translated from the coding sequence ATGGTTAAGTTCCGTTCGCTCGCCTTGGCCCTTGGTCTGTCCACGGCGTTGGTTTCCGGTTTTGCCCAAGCGCAGATGACGTTGCGCGTCGCCAATATGGGCGAGCCGGATACGCTGGATCCGCAGAACATGTCGGGCACGTGGGAAAACCGCATCGCGGGCGATCTGTTCCTCGGCCTGACGACCGAAGCCGCCGATGGCACGGTTATTCCGGGGACCGCTGAAAGCTGGTCGATCAGTGCTGACGGCACCGTCTATACGTTCAAGCTGCGCGCTGATGCCACTTGGTCCGATGGCACGCCGGTGACGGCCGAAGATTTCGTTTTCGCCTATCGCCGTATCATGGACCCGAAGCGCGCCGCCAAATACGCCTCGCTGCTGTACCCGATCAAGGGGACGGAGGAAGTTAATTCCGGCAAGGAAACCGATTTCACCAAGATCGGCGCCAAGGCCATCGACGCCAAAACGCTGGAAATCACCCTTAAAGAACCGACCCCCTATTTCCTCGAACTTCTGACCCATTACACCTCCTTCCCGCTGCCGAAGCATGTGGTGGAAAAGGCCGGTAATGATTGGGTGAAGCCGGGCACGATGGTGACCAATGGCGCCTATATGCTGTCGGCCTATACGCCGAACGATAAGGTGGAACTGGTCAAGAATCCGAAGTTCTACGACGCCAAAAACGTGAAGATCGAAAAAGTCATCTTCACGGGGAACGAAGACCGCACCGAAATGGAAAAGCGTTTCCGGGCCGGTGAAATGGATCTTGTTACCGATATTAACCCGGCCCGTATCGATACACTGACGCGCGAACTGCCGAACGAACTGAAGATCGCCCCCTACCTCGGGCTTTACTACTATACGTTCAACTCGGCCAACGGCCCGACGAAAGACCCGAAGGTCCGTAAGGCCCTGTCGATGGTCGTCGACCGCGATATCATCACCCAGAAGGTCTCCAAGGCTGGTGAAATCCCCGCCTTCGGGATCGTGCCGCCGGGCATCTCGAACTATGGTCAGGCCTTGAAGACCGATTGGGCCGATAAGCCCAAGGCCGAACGGGTGGCCATGGCCAAGAAGCTGATGGAAGAAGCCGGTTACGGCCCGGGCAAGCCGCTGAAGCTGGAACTCAGCTACAACACGTCCGAAGGTCATAAGAATATTGCTATCGCCGTGCAGAGCATGTGGAAGCAAGAACTGGGCGTCGAAGCGGAACTGGTTAACCGCGACGTGAAAGTCCACTATAACACGCTGCGCGACGGCAACTTCCAAGTCGGTCGTGCGGGTTGGATTGCCGACTATAACGATCCGCAGAACTTCCTATACCTGCTGGAAACCCGTACCGGTTCCAACAACTACGGCAAGTTTTCCAATGCCGATTACGACAAGCTGATGCTGGAAGCCGGCACGACGGTGGACCTGAAGAAGCGCGCCGAAATCATGGCGAAGGCCGAGCGTATTGGGATCGATCAGGATGCCCTGATGCCGATCTACTTCTACGTCTCGAAGAACCTCGTGTCGCAGAAGCTGAAGGGCTTCGTGTCGAACACGAAGGACATTCATCGCAGCCGCTGGATGGAGATTGTCGCCAACTAA
- a CDS encoding ABC transporter permease subunit, which yields MSRFVLNRLFSAVPTLFIAIAIAFFMMRVAPGGPFDSDRQLAPAIEANLRKAYHLDEPLYMQFGRYLVGLAQGDFGPSFKYQDFTVGQLIMKGLPISLSLALGSVLIATTAGILIGMIAAFRQNSRIDHVAMAGAMAGIAIPNFVMAPLLTLLLGVHLGWLPVGGWGKPEQVILPLFALALPKIAYVARLTRASTIEVLRSNFIRTARSKGLPNRLILARHALKASLMPVVSYLGPATASAIVSAVVIESIFGIPGIGRYFVLGALNRDYTLVMGMVVLYAALILLFNLLVDLLYGLLDPKVRFE from the coding sequence ATGAGCCGTTTTGTGTTGAACCGCCTGTTCAGTGCGGTGCCGACCCTTTTTATTGCGATCGCCATCGCCTTTTTTATGATGCGCGTCGCCCCGGGCGGCCCGTTCGACAGCGACCGCCAGCTTGCGCCCGCCATCGAAGCGAATCTGCGCAAAGCCTACCATCTCGACGAACCCCTCTATATGCAGTTTGGCCGCTATCTGGTCGGGCTCGCGCAGGGGGATTTCGGCCCCTCTTTCAAATATCAAGACTTCACGGTCGGTCAGTTGATCATGAAGGGCTTACCGATTTCCCTATCGCTCGCCCTAGGGTCGGTGCTGATCGCGACAACGGCGGGCATCCTCATCGGGATGATCGCCGCGTTCCGGCAAAATTCACGCATTGATCACGTGGCGATGGCTGGGGCAATGGCGGGGATTGCCATTCCGAATTTTGTCATGGCGCCCTTGCTGACCCTGCTGCTCGGCGTCCATCTCGGTTGGCTGCCCGTTGGCGGTTGGGGCAAGCCGGAGCAGGTGATCCTGCCGCTGTTCGCCCTCGCGCTGCCGAAGATTGCCTATGTTGCGCGCCTGACCCGCGCCTCGACCATCGAAGTGCTGCGGTCTAATTTCATCCGCACGGCCCGCTCCAAGGGTCTACCAAACCGGCTGATTCTGGCGCGGCATGCGCTGAAGGCGTCGCTGATGCCGGTCGTCTCCTACCTTGGCCCGGCAACGGCGTCGGCCATCGTCAGCGCGGTGGTGATCGAATCGATCTTCGGTATCCCCGGCATCGGGCGCTATTTCGTGCTGGGAGCGCTGAACCGCGATTATACGCTGGTGATGGGTATGGTCGTGCTGTACGCCGCCCTCATCCTTCTCTTCAATTTGCTTGTGGACCTGCTCTACGGGCTGCTCGATCCGAAGGTGCGGTTCGAATGA
- a CDS encoding ABC transporter permease subunit, with amino-acid sequence MTSITSPETEIAGRSLWQDAWRRLRRNHAALAGLFILGFITILAIVGPNLSPHNYDTVYWDQMGAPPSLATWHLFGTDVNGRDMFVRTLYGARISLLVGIVATLVSLLIGVTYGAIAGYVGGRIDNVMMRAVDILYSLPFMFFVILLFVFFGRNIVLIFLAIGAVEWLDMARIVRGQTLSLKRREFVEAARAVGVSDATIIRRHIIPNALGPVIVYATLTVPRVILIESFLSFLGLGVQEPMTSWGVLISEGTKVMEDQSWILIFPAVFLAATLFALNFIGDGLRDALDPKDR; translated from the coding sequence ATGACCAGCATCACCTCCCCCGAAACCGAAATCGCCGGGCGCAGCCTGTGGCAAGATGCGTGGCGCCGCCTGCGCCGCAATCATGCCGCGCTGGCCGGGCTGTTCATCCTCGGCTTCATCACGATTCTGGCTATCGTTGGGCCGAATCTGTCGCCGCATAATTACGATACGGTCTATTGGGACCAGATGGGCGCCCCGCCGTCGCTTGCGACTTGGCACCTGTTCGGCACCGATGTGAACGGGCGCGATATGTTTGTGCGCACCCTGTACGGCGCCCGCATCTCGCTGCTGGTCGGTATCGTCGCCACCCTGGTCAGCCTCTTGATCGGCGTTACCTATGGCGCCATCGCGGGCTATGTCGGTGGGCGGATCGATAATGTGATGATGCGTGCGGTGGATATTCTCTATTCACTGCCGTTCATGTTCTTCGTCATTCTGCTGTTCGTCTTCTTTGGCCGGAATATCGTACTGATTTTCCTTGCCATCGGCGCCGTCGAATGGCTGGACATGGCCCGCATCGTGCGCGGTCAGACCCTAAGCCTGAAGCGCCGGGAGTTTGTGGAAGCGGCCCGCGCCGTCGGCGTCAGCGATGCCACGATCATCCGGCGCCACATTATCCCCAACGCCCTCGGCCCCGTTATCGTCTATGCGACGCTGACCGTGCCGCGCGTTATCTTGATCGAGAGCTTCCTGTCGTTCCTCGGCCTCGGGGTGCAAGAACCGATGACAAGCTGGGGCGTGCTGATTTCCGAAGGCACGAAGGTGATGGAGGATCAATCCTGGATTCTGATCTTCCCCGCCGTCTTCCTAGCCGCGACGCTGTTTGCGCTCAACTTCATCGGCGACGGGCTGCGCGACGCGCTCGATCCCAAGGATCGTTGA
- a CDS encoding DUF2842 domain-containing protein yields the protein MPASLRRLLGALGILIFLFLYVVAVVNLRFLLPHSLWLDLIYYLIFGILWVWPALRIAKWSHRTTQL from the coding sequence ATGCCCGCTTCCCTCCGCCGTCTTCTTGGGGCCTTGGGCATCCTTATCTTTCTATTCCTATATGTCGTCGCGGTCGTGAACCTGCGATTTTTGCTGCCGCACAGCCTTTGGCTTGATCTGATTTACTATCTGATTTTCGGCATTCTATGGGTTTGGCCCGCTTTGCGAATCGCCAAATGGAGTCATCGCACCACTCAGCTCTAA
- a CDS encoding 3-(methylthio)propionyl-CoA ligase, protein MLGAMMNRPLLIAPLMAHAARWNGQQEIVSRRCEGDIHRYTYADAYARVGQLAHALTGCGLKLGDRVGTLAWNTYRHLELYFGISGIGAVCHTINPRLFPDQIAYIINHAQDRILCLDLTFVPLMEKLAAHCPKIEAYVILTDRAHMPETSLPNAICYDEWIAGQPSIFDWLEFPETTASSLCYTSGTTGNPKGVLYTHRSSLLHSYAIAMPDVFNVSRSSVILPAVPMFHVNAWGVPYMAPLIGAKLVLPGPGLAGPLMAELIAAENVTLMAGVPTIWRMLLDHLKASGQRLDGVDRVVIGGAACPAGMIQEFADLGTYVLHAWGMTETSPLGTANNLTPEEQALPPQERVARQVKQGRVVSGVDLRITGADGESLPHDGKAFGDLWIQGHWIASGYFGVEADPAFRDGWFMTGDVATIDPDGRMQIVDRSKDVIKSGGEWISTIELENIAASLPGIAEAAAVGLKHPKWDERPLLICVRKPDSSLTRDEVLAAFDGKIAKWWLPDDVVFVTELPHTATGKLLKTKLREDFAQHYFAAATA, encoded by the coding sequence ATGCTGGGAGCCATGATGAACCGCCCGCTGCTAATCGCGCCGCTGATGGCGCATGCGGCGCGGTGGAACGGCCAGCAGGAAATCGTAAGCCGTCGGTGCGAAGGCGATATTCACCGATATACCTATGCCGACGCTTACGCCCGGGTTGGGCAATTGGCCCATGCGCTGACCGGCTGCGGTCTCAAGCTCGGCGACCGGGTCGGAACGCTGGCGTGGAACACCTACCGGCATCTCGAACTTTATTTCGGCATCTCCGGGATCGGCGCCGTCTGCCACACGATCAATCCGCGTCTGTTTCCCGATCAGATCGCCTATATCATCAATCATGCCCAGGACCGCATTCTCTGCCTTGATCTGACCTTCGTGCCGCTGATGGAAAAACTGGCGGCCCATTGCCCAAAGATCGAAGCCTATGTGATCCTAACCGACCGCGCCCATATGCCGGAGACCAGCCTGCCAAACGCGATTTGCTATGACGAGTGGATCGCCGGGCAGCCGAGCATCTTCGATTGGCTGGAGTTCCCGGAAACCACGGCCTCCAGCCTCTGCTATACTTCCGGCACCACGGGCAATCCCAAGGGTGTGCTCTATACCCATCGCTCCAGCCTGCTGCATTCTTATGCGATTGCCATGCCGGATGTGTTCAACGTGTCGCGGTCGTCGGTGATTTTGCCCGCCGTGCCGATGTTCCACGTCAATGCCTGGGGCGTGCCGTATATGGCGCCGCTGATCGGCGCGAAGCTGGTGCTGCCGGGGCCGGGTCTCGCCGGGCCGCTGATGGCCGAACTGATTGCCGCCGAAAACGTAACGCTGATGGCTGGGGTTCCGACCATTTGGCGCATGCTGCTCGATCATCTCAAGGCCAGCGGTCAGCGGCTGGATGGGGTTGACCGGGTGGTGATCGGCGGCGCGGCCTGCCCGGCTGGCATGATTCAGGAGTTTGCCGATCTCGGCACCTATGTTCTGCACGCTTGGGGCATGACCGAGACCAGCCCGCTCGGCACTGCCAATAATCTCACGCCCGAGGAACAGGCCCTGCCGCCGCAGGAGAGAGTGGCGCGGCAGGTGAAGCAGGGGCGCGTCGTCTCCGGCGTCGATCTGCGCATCACCGGTGCCGATGGCGAATCGCTGCCGCACGATGGCAAAGCCTTCGGCGATTTGTGGATTCAGGGCCATTGGATCGCCAGCGGCTATTTTGGGGTGGAGGCCGATCCGGCTTTCCGCGATGGCTGGTTTATGACCGGCGATGTCGCCACCATCGATCCTGATGGCCGCATGCAGATCGTTGATCGCAGCAAGGATGTGATCAAATCGGGCGGCGAATGGATCAGCACCATCGAGCTTGAGAATATCGCCGCCAGCCTACCGGGGATCGCCGAGGCCGCTGCCGTTGGGCTTAAGCACCCGAAATGGGACGAGCGGCCCTTGCTGATCTGTGTCCGCAAGCCCGACAGCAGCCTGACGCGGGACGAGGTGCTGGCCGCCTTCGACGGTAAGATCGCCAAATGGTGGCTGCCGGACGATGTGGTCTTCGTGACCGAACTGCCGCATACGGCGACGGGCAAGCTGCTGAAGACGAAACTGCGCGAAGACTTCGCCCAGCATTATTTCGCGGCGGCGACGGCCTGA
- a CDS encoding YdcH family protein, which produces MMSRYAQVEALRMVHNQLDLEVQEEAQRPFPDDGKLRRLKSQKLQIKDRISRLMAQRGLAMRAVLR; this is translated from the coding sequence ATGATGAGCCGCTACGCGCAGGTCGAGGCCCTGCGTATGGTCCATAACCAGCTTGATCTGGAAGTTCAGGAAGAGGCCCAACGCCCGTTCCCGGATGATGGGAAGCTGCGTCGGCTCAAAAGCCAGAAACTCCAGATCAAAGACCGCATTTCCCGGCTTATGGCGCAGCGCGGTCTGGCGATGCGGGCGGTTTTGCGCTAG
- a CDS encoding MBL fold metallo-hydrolase, whose protein sequence is MELKVTFWGVRGSFPCATPQHMLYGGNTSCVSVEAGGEVIILDAGTGLWQLGKYLVANGVQGATMLMSHTHTDHIIGFPFFAPAWIGSFHLDIFAGHLRDNGGVRSVFAEQMRDPIFPVSLSHMAANMSFHDFEAGDDLVVGNSVHVKTARLNHPNGATGYRISAGGRSVCYVTDTEHYPGRRDPNVMDLVRDADVMIYDSTYSDDEYARGRVGWGHSTWEEAIRIGQDANVGRVYIFHHDPDNTDDKMAAIERQARAVWDRVTIAREGMAIEL, encoded by the coding sequence ATGGAACTTAAAGTCACCTTTTGGGGCGTTCGAGGGAGCTTCCCCTGTGCCACACCGCAGCACATGCTGTACGGTGGCAATACGTCCTGCGTCTCGGTGGAGGCAGGTGGCGAGGTTATTATCCTGGATGCAGGCACTGGGCTCTGGCAGCTCGGCAAGTATCTGGTCGCCAATGGGGTCCAGGGGGCGACAATGCTGATGTCGCACACCCATACCGACCATATTATCGGCTTCCCCTTCTTCGCCCCAGCTTGGATCGGCTCGTTCCATCTCGATATTTTCGCGGGGCATCTGCGCGATAATGGCGGCGTTCGGTCGGTTTTCGCCGAACAGATGCGCGACCCGATTTTCCCGGTTTCGCTATCCCATATGGCCGCGAATATGAGTTTCCACGACTTCGAGGCGGGGGACGATCTCGTTGTCGGCAATAGCGTGCATGTAAAGACCGCACGGCTTAATCACCCGAACGGGGCGACCGGCTACCGGATTTCGGCGGGCGGGCGCAGCGTTTGCTATGTCACCGATACCGAACATTACCCGGGGCGCCGCGATCCGAACGTCATGGATCTGGTGCGCGACGCCGATGTGATGATCTACGACTCGACCTATTCCGACGACGAATATGCGCGCGGGCGCGTGGGCTGGGGGCATTCAACCTGGGAAGAAGCGATCCGCATCGGGCAGGATGCCAATGTTGGGCGCGTCTATATCTTCCACCACGATCCCGACAATACCGACGATAAAATGGCCGCCATCGAACGGCAGGCCCGCGCGGTGTGGGACCGGGTAACAATCGCGCGCGAAGGCATGGCGATCGAGCTATAA
- a CDS encoding LysE family translocator, protein MLGLETAALLTGYAAPLIVSPGPGNTLLTSAGARLGVSGAARFWIGFEIGNLLLCLLYGLGFGTLLHGAPGVHLALKWAGTAYLLYLAWGFARAALARDAMAEATAIPFTLTRGIASVLINPKIHSMIAVMMAQFLDPQAPLVGQTVLIGLLFTAISIPCHFLWLFAGQAILRRFTSRRARIVQNGAFALCMILVAIGLQ, encoded by the coding sequence ATGCTTGGCCTTGAAACCGCCGCCCTGCTGACCGGTTATGCCGCGCCGCTGATCGTCAGCCCCGGCCCCGGCAATACATTATTGACCAGCGCCGGGGCACGTTTAGGGGTTTCCGGCGCGGCGCGCTTCTGGATCGGCTTTGAGATCGGCAATCTGCTGCTCTGTCTACTGTACGGCCTAGGCTTCGGTACGCTGTTACACGGCGCCCCCGGCGTCCACCTAGCCCTAAAATGGGCCGGAACCGCCTATTTGCTGTATCTCGCTTGGGGGTTCGCCCGGGCGGCCTTGGCCCGAGATGCGATGGCGGAGGCGACCGCCATTCCGTTCACGCTGACGCGCGGCATCGCCAGCGTTCTGATCAACCCGAAAATCCATTCGATGATCGCGGTCATGATGGCGCAATTCCTCGATCCGCAGGCACCGTTGGTCGGCCAGACCGTGCTGATCGGGCTACTGTTCACCGCCATCAGCATCCCCTGCCACTTTCTATGGCTCTTCGCGGGGCAAGCGATCCTGCGGCGCTTTACCTCGCGCCGGGCGAGGATCGTGCAGAATGGCGCTTTCGCCCTCTGCATGATCCTCGTGGCGATTGGTCTTCAGTAA
- the gcvA gene encoding transcriptional regulator GcvA, producing MRRLPPMGALRAFEAGARHLNFTLAAQELHVTQAAISHQVRQLETALGAPLFERRGHALTLTAAGRRYRDRIADALDLIGAATAEVRAPEAGPLHLTVLPSLAACWLLPRLPRFYAAVPGVDVRVTSAVALWDFTDDRFDLALRSGLGGWPGAEAVRLGGESLVPACTPAVAATLQTPADLTRVRLVSDTPKQNWRRWFAVAGQTIPSLSPTVYDDAALVIQDAVQGGCVALVRRSLAADALADGRLVTPFIPDLPSDYSYWLVWKARAREHPSAPLFRDWLLAEARSSFGS from the coding sequence ATGCGCCGCTTGCCGCCGATGGGCGCTTTGCGGGCCTTCGAGGCCGGGGCGCGGCATTTGAATTTTACGCTTGCGGCCCAGGAGCTTCATGTAACCCAGGCGGCGATCAGCCATCAGGTTCGCCAGCTCGAAACCGCGCTCGGTGCCCCTCTCTTCGAACGGCGGGGCCATGCGTTAACCCTAACGGCGGCGGGGCGGCGCTACCGGGACCGGATCGCCGACGCGCTGGATCTGATCGGCGCGGCGACGGCCGAGGTCCGCGCCCCAGAGGCAGGCCCGCTGCATCTCACCGTGCTGCCGTCGCTGGCAGCCTGCTGGTTGCTGCCGCGCCTGCCGCGCTTCTATGCAGCGGTGCCGGGGGTCGATGTGCGCGTGACCTCGGCGGTGGCCTTGTGGGATTTTACCGACGACCGCTTCGATCTCGCCCTGCGCTCCGGCCTTGGGGGCTGGCCGGGGGCCGAGGCAGTTCGGTTGGGGGGCGAAAGCCTAGTTCCGGCTTGCACGCCCGCTGTTGCGGCCACGCTTCAGACGCCCGCCGACCTTACGCGGGTTCGGCTGGTGTCCGACACCCCAAAGCAGAATTGGCGCCGCTGGTTCGCGGTGGCTGGGCAGACGATACCGAGCCTGTCGCCCACGGTCTATGACGATGCGGCCTTGGTGATCCAAGACGCAGTGCAGGGCGGCTGCGTCGCCCTGGTTCGCCGCAGTCTTGCTGCCGATGCGCTGGCCGACGGGCGGCTGGTGACGCCCTTCATCCCCGATCTGCCAAGCGACTATAGCTATTGGTTGGTGTGGAAGGCGCGCGCCCGCGAGCACCCGAGCGCCCCGCTGTTTCGGGACTGGCTCCTTGCCGAGGCGCGCA